One genomic window of Struthio camelus isolate bStrCam1 chromosome 1, bStrCam1.hap1, whole genome shotgun sequence includes the following:
- the HMGXB4 gene encoding HMG domain-containing protein 4 isoform X1, whose protein sequence is MAYDDSRKKEEYLESDRSVDDVGLAAGRTQRERKRCYQDLLQEEEEIAAQDSKLVFLGTEPHKKKRKHSSDEFSYRDLSPLDLPSKKKKKAVSSPPSADTTMDLLKAITSPLATSSKSSKKTSEKSSSYSSSGHSESKKEHHKKKLSGSSGEHSLDDGSYHKSKKMKPLYVNTETLTLREPDGLKMKLILSPKEKGSSAADNESFPYSSPPATAKKSSKKSARDEQGSFLLGHELQSFLKSSRKKHKPPPDPHPPSEGFGADTSFSEGHGSECDISGLEAPPESGSSSGGELEAGELVIDDSYREIKKKKKSKKSKKKKDKEKHREKKHSKSKKSSGHPVAVAEVTMSPPPPTSTPYVLPPPPPVFHSDGQGEKKRRKEDKEREKTEKWEKEKEKEKEKEKEKEKEKEKEKEKEKEKEKEREKKEKEKEKEKEKEKEKEREKEKEREKEKEREKEKEKEREKEKEREKEKEKEREREKPKKKNMSAYQVFCKEYRTTIVSEHPGIDFGELSKKLAEVWKQLPEKDKLIWKQKAQYLQHKQNKAEATTVKRKASSSDGAPKVKASPTGVLSSPHKKSPSSTVVVSVSPAKVPETDPIDVAAHLQLLGESLSLIGHRLQETEGMVAVSGSLSVLLDSIICALGPLACLTTQLPELNGCPKQVLSNTLDNIAYIMPGL, encoded by the exons ATGGCTTATGATGACTCCAGGAAGAAAGAAG AGTACCTAGAGAGTGACCGAAGTGTTGATGAcgtggggctggcagctggcAGGACACAGCGAGAGAGAAAACGCTGTTACCAGGATCTActgcaagaagaggaagagataGCAGCTCAG GACAGCAAGCTCGTCTTTCTGGGGACAGAACCTCACAAAAAGAAGCGAAAGCATTCCTCCGATGAGTTCAGCTACAGAG ATCTTTCGCCTTTGGATCTACcatcaaagaagaagaaaaaagcagtttccaGCCCACCCTCTGCTGATACGACCATGGATCTACTCAAAGCTATCACCTCACCTTTGGCCACTAGCTCAAAGTCTTCAAAGAAAACCTCTGAAAAATCATCATCTTATTCTTCCTCTGGCCATTCTGAAAGTAAAAAGGAGCACCACAAGAAGAAGTTGAGTGGAAGCAGTGGGGAGCACTCACTGGATGATGGCAGCTACCACAAATCTAAAAAAATGAAACCTCTCTATGTGAACACAGAGACACTTACTCTTCGTGAACCTGATGGCTTGAAGATGAAGCTCATCCTTTCgccaaaggagaaaggaagcagtGCAGCAGACAATGAGTCTTTCCCCTACTCTTCACCACCAGCAACTGCAAAGAAATCTTCAAAGAAATCAGCTCGAGATGAGCAAGGCTCATTCCTTCTGGGTCATGAACTGCAGAGCTTCCTGAAGTCATCCCGGAAGAAGCACAAGCCACCTCCCGACCCACATCCACCTTCCGAGGGGTTTGGTGCTGACACCTCCTTTTCAGAGGGCCACGGGAGTGAATGTGACATTTCAGGTCTGGAGGCACCACCAGAATCTGGTTCATCCTCTGGTGGGGAGTTGGAGGCTGGAGAGCTAGTGATAGATGATTCCTACCGGGAaatcaagaagaagaagaagtcgaagaaaagtaagaaaaaaaaagacaaggagaaacacagagaaaagaagCACTCTAAATCTAAGAAGAGTTCTGGACACCCTGTGGCAGTAGCAGAAGTAACAATGTCGCCGCCACCTCCTACCAGTACTCCTTATgttcttcctccacctcctcctgttTTTCACTCAGATGGGCAGGgtgagaagaagaggaggaaggaagacaaggagagagaaaaaactgagaaatgggagaaagaaaaggagaaggagaaagaaaaggagaaggagaaagaaaaggagaaggagaaagaaaaggagaaggagaaagaaaaggagaaggagagagaaaagaaggagaaagaaaaagagaaggagaaagaaaaagagaaggagaaggagagagaaaaggagaaggagagagaaaaggagaaggagagagaaaaggagaaggagaaggagagagaaaaggagaaggagagagaaaaggagaaggagaaggaaagggaaagagaaaaa CCAAAGAAGAAGAACATGTCTGCCTATCAAGTGTTCTGTAAGGAATATCGTACAACTATTGTGTCTGAACACCCTGGGATAG ATTTTGGAGAACTGAGCAAAAAACTGGCAGAAGTGTGGAAGCAGCTACCTGAGAAGGATAAACTG ATCTGGAAACAGAAAGCTCAGTATCTGCAGCACAAACAGAATAAAGCAGAGGCCACCACTGTGAAGAGGAAGGCATCATCTTCAGATGGTGCACCAAAAGTAAAAG CTTCTCCAACAGGCGTGCTTTCTTCTCCTCATAAAAAATCCCCCTCTAGCACTGTGGTGGTGTCTGTCTCACCAGCCAAAGTCCCTGAGACAGATCCTATTGATGTAGCTGCGCACTTACAGTTGCTAGGTGAATCTCTGAGCCTCATTGGTCACAGACTGCAGGAAACAGAG GGAATGGTGGCTGTTTCAGGAAGTTTATCAGTACTTCTAGATTCCATCATCTGTGCTTTGGGCCCGTTAGCATGTCTGACAACGCAACTACCTGAGTTGAATGGCTGCCCTAAGCAAGTTTTG TCAAACACACTAGACAACATTGCCTACATCATGCCTGGACTTTGA
- the HMGXB4 gene encoding HMG domain-containing protein 4 isoform X2, protein MAYDDSRKKEEYLESDRSVDDVGLAAGRTQRERKRCYQDLLQEEEEIAAQDSKLVFLGTEPHKKKRKHSSDEFSYRDLSPLDLPSKKKKKAVSSPPSADTTMDLLKAITSPLATSSKSSKKTSEKSSSYSSSGHSESKKEHHKKKLSGSSGEHSLDDGSYHKSKKMKPLYVNTETLTLREPDGLKMKLILSPKEKGSSAADNESFPYSSPPATAKKSSKKSARDEQGSFLLGHELQSFLKSSRKKHKPPPDPHPPSEGFGADTSFSEGHGSECDISGLEAPPESGSSSGGELEAGELVIDDSYREIKKKKKSKKSKKKKDKEKHREKKHSKSKKSSGHPVAVAEVTMSPPPPTSTPYVLPPPPPVFHSDGQGEKKRRKEDKEREKTEKWEKEKEKEKEKEKEKEKEKEKEKEKEKEKEKEREKKEKEKEKEKEKEKEKEREKEKEREKEKEREKEKEKEREREKPKKKNMSAYQVFCKEYRTTIVSEHPGIDFGELSKKLAEVWKQLPEKDKLIWKQKAQYLQHKQNKAEATTVKRKASSSDGAPKVKASPTGVLSSPHKKSPSSTVVVSVSPAKVPETDPIDVAAHLQLLGESLSLIGHRLQETEGMVAVSGSLSVLLDSIICALGPLACLTTQLPELNGCPKQVLSNTLDNIAYIMPGL, encoded by the exons ATGGCTTATGATGACTCCAGGAAGAAAGAAG AGTACCTAGAGAGTGACCGAAGTGTTGATGAcgtggggctggcagctggcAGGACACAGCGAGAGAGAAAACGCTGTTACCAGGATCTActgcaagaagaggaagagataGCAGCTCAG GACAGCAAGCTCGTCTTTCTGGGGACAGAACCTCACAAAAAGAAGCGAAAGCATTCCTCCGATGAGTTCAGCTACAGAG ATCTTTCGCCTTTGGATCTACcatcaaagaagaagaaaaaagcagtttccaGCCCACCCTCTGCTGATACGACCATGGATCTACTCAAAGCTATCACCTCACCTTTGGCCACTAGCTCAAAGTCTTCAAAGAAAACCTCTGAAAAATCATCATCTTATTCTTCCTCTGGCCATTCTGAAAGTAAAAAGGAGCACCACAAGAAGAAGTTGAGTGGAAGCAGTGGGGAGCACTCACTGGATGATGGCAGCTACCACAAATCTAAAAAAATGAAACCTCTCTATGTGAACACAGAGACACTTACTCTTCGTGAACCTGATGGCTTGAAGATGAAGCTCATCCTTTCgccaaaggagaaaggaagcagtGCAGCAGACAATGAGTCTTTCCCCTACTCTTCACCACCAGCAACTGCAAAGAAATCTTCAAAGAAATCAGCTCGAGATGAGCAAGGCTCATTCCTTCTGGGTCATGAACTGCAGAGCTTCCTGAAGTCATCCCGGAAGAAGCACAAGCCACCTCCCGACCCACATCCACCTTCCGAGGGGTTTGGTGCTGACACCTCCTTTTCAGAGGGCCACGGGAGTGAATGTGACATTTCAGGTCTGGAGGCACCACCAGAATCTGGTTCATCCTCTGGTGGGGAGTTGGAGGCTGGAGAGCTAGTGATAGATGATTCCTACCGGGAaatcaagaagaagaagaagtcgaagaaaagtaagaaaaaaaaagacaaggagaaacacagagaaaagaagCACTCTAAATCTAAGAAGAGTTCTGGACACCCTGTGGCAGTAGCAGAAGTAACAATGTCGCCGCCACCTCCTACCAGTACTCCTTATgttcttcctccacctcctcctgttTTTCACTCAGATGGGCAGGgtgagaagaagaggaggaaggaagacaaggagagagaaaaaactgagaaatgggagaaagaaaaggagaaggagaaagaaaaggagaaggagaaagaaaaggagaaggagaaagaaaaggagaaggagaaagaaaaggagaaggagagagaaaagaaggagaaagaaaaagagaaggagaaagaaaaagagaaggagaaggagagagaaaaggagaaggagagagaaaaggagaaggagagagaaaaggagaaggagaagga aagggaaagagaaaaa CCAAAGAAGAAGAACATGTCTGCCTATCAAGTGTTCTGTAAGGAATATCGTACAACTATTGTGTCTGAACACCCTGGGATAG ATTTTGGAGAACTGAGCAAAAAACTGGCAGAAGTGTGGAAGCAGCTACCTGAGAAGGATAAACTG ATCTGGAAACAGAAAGCTCAGTATCTGCAGCACAAACAGAATAAAGCAGAGGCCACCACTGTGAAGAGGAAGGCATCATCTTCAGATGGTGCACCAAAAGTAAAAG CTTCTCCAACAGGCGTGCTTTCTTCTCCTCATAAAAAATCCCCCTCTAGCACTGTGGTGGTGTCTGTCTCACCAGCCAAAGTCCCTGAGACAGATCCTATTGATGTAGCTGCGCACTTACAGTTGCTAGGTGAATCTCTGAGCCTCATTGGTCACAGACTGCAGGAAACAGAG GGAATGGTGGCTGTTTCAGGAAGTTTATCAGTACTTCTAGATTCCATCATCTGTGCTTTGGGCCCGTTAGCATGTCTGACAACGCAACTACCTGAGTTGAATGGCTGCCCTAAGCAAGTTTTG TCAAACACACTAGACAACATTGCCTACATCATGCCTGGACTTTGA
- the HMGXB4 gene encoding HMG domain-containing protein 4 isoform X3: MDLLKAITSPLATSSKSSKKTSEKSSSYSSSGHSESKKEHHKKKLSGSSGEHSLDDGSYHKSKKMKPLYVNTETLTLREPDGLKMKLILSPKEKGSSAADNESFPYSSPPATAKKSSKKSARDEQGSFLLGHELQSFLKSSRKKHKPPPDPHPPSEGFGADTSFSEGHGSECDISGLEAPPESGSSSGGELEAGELVIDDSYREIKKKKKSKKSKKKKDKEKHREKKHSKSKKSSGHPVAVAEVTMSPPPPTSTPYVLPPPPPVFHSDGQGEKKRRKEDKEREKTEKWEKEKEKEKEKEKEKEKEKEKEKEKEKEKEKEREKKEKEKEKEKEKEKEKEREKEKEREKEKEREKEKEKEREKEKEREKEKEKEREREKPKKKNMSAYQVFCKEYRTTIVSEHPGIDFGELSKKLAEVWKQLPEKDKLIWKQKAQYLQHKQNKAEATTVKRKASSSDGAPKVKASPTGVLSSPHKKSPSSTVVVSVSPAKVPETDPIDVAAHLQLLGESLSLIGHRLQETEGMVAVSGSLSVLLDSIICALGPLACLTTQLPELNGCPKQVLSNTLDNIAYIMPGL, translated from the exons ATGGATCTACTCAAAGCTATCACCTCACCTTTGGCCACTAGCTCAAAGTCTTCAAAGAAAACCTCTGAAAAATCATCATCTTATTCTTCCTCTGGCCATTCTGAAAGTAAAAAGGAGCACCACAAGAAGAAGTTGAGTGGAAGCAGTGGGGAGCACTCACTGGATGATGGCAGCTACCACAAATCTAAAAAAATGAAACCTCTCTATGTGAACACAGAGACACTTACTCTTCGTGAACCTGATGGCTTGAAGATGAAGCTCATCCTTTCgccaaaggagaaaggaagcagtGCAGCAGACAATGAGTCTTTCCCCTACTCTTCACCACCAGCAACTGCAAAGAAATCTTCAAAGAAATCAGCTCGAGATGAGCAAGGCTCATTCCTTCTGGGTCATGAACTGCAGAGCTTCCTGAAGTCATCCCGGAAGAAGCACAAGCCACCTCCCGACCCACATCCACCTTCCGAGGGGTTTGGTGCTGACACCTCCTTTTCAGAGGGCCACGGGAGTGAATGTGACATTTCAGGTCTGGAGGCACCACCAGAATCTGGTTCATCCTCTGGTGGGGAGTTGGAGGCTGGAGAGCTAGTGATAGATGATTCCTACCGGGAaatcaagaagaagaagaagtcgaagaaaagtaagaaaaaaaaagacaaggagaaacacagagaaaagaagCACTCTAAATCTAAGAAGAGTTCTGGACACCCTGTGGCAGTAGCAGAAGTAACAATGTCGCCGCCACCTCCTACCAGTACTCCTTATgttcttcctccacctcctcctgttTTTCACTCAGATGGGCAGGgtgagaagaagaggaggaaggaagacaaggagagagaaaaaactgagaaatgggagaaagaaaaggagaaggagaaagaaaaggagaaggagaaagaaaaggagaaggagaaagaaaaggagaaggagaaagaaaaggagaaggagagagaaaagaaggagaaagaaaaagagaaggagaaagaaaaagagaaggagaaggagagagaaaaggagaaggagagagaaaaggagaaggagagagaaaaggagaaggagaaggagagagaaaaggagaaggagagagaaaaggagaaggagaaggaaagggaaagagaaaaa CCAAAGAAGAAGAACATGTCTGCCTATCAAGTGTTCTGTAAGGAATATCGTACAACTATTGTGTCTGAACACCCTGGGATAG ATTTTGGAGAACTGAGCAAAAAACTGGCAGAAGTGTGGAAGCAGCTACCTGAGAAGGATAAACTG ATCTGGAAACAGAAAGCTCAGTATCTGCAGCACAAACAGAATAAAGCAGAGGCCACCACTGTGAAGAGGAAGGCATCATCTTCAGATGGTGCACCAAAAGTAAAAG CTTCTCCAACAGGCGTGCTTTCTTCTCCTCATAAAAAATCCCCCTCTAGCACTGTGGTGGTGTCTGTCTCACCAGCCAAAGTCCCTGAGACAGATCCTATTGATGTAGCTGCGCACTTACAGTTGCTAGGTGAATCTCTGAGCCTCATTGGTCACAGACTGCAGGAAACAGAG GGAATGGTGGCTGTTTCAGGAAGTTTATCAGTACTTCTAGATTCCATCATCTGTGCTTTGGGCCCGTTAGCATGTCTGACAACGCAACTACCTGAGTTGAATGGCTGCCCTAAGCAAGTTTTG TCAAACACACTAGACAACATTGCCTACATCATGCCTGGACTTTGA